In the Festucalex cinctus isolate MCC-2025b chromosome 10, RoL_Fcin_1.0, whole genome shotgun sequence genome, one interval contains:
- the sgip1a gene encoding SH3-containing GRB2-like protein 3-interacting protein 1 isoform X4 — MMEGLKKRTRKAFGIRKKEKDNDSTGSPDREGGEPQEVDSSQRKTNGAPNGFYGEIDWERYNSPEVDEEGYSIRPEDEADQANCPKSHFFSSDESEGEEDHRKKFKIKIKPLPADQVVAVPSVEELKASIGNIALSPSPLRRSPGLKGNISSEDIVRPRRVVPTVAPTPALATQAPSSQQTPASEETTNLFGPPLESAFGEEKIEAPPPLPPKNVPTSPLTTEPASTDDTETENSTRKTSIADLDNLFGPEQAPPANEDASDTWVCFSEQSPDRPPLPKEPAPPFPFPPPPPEEAAPPLPASPPPPESPAPPLPVSPPPAEDTAPHLPKPPSPKEVQISPLGCTPPPSEEPSAPSVPSGPSTPEDRNPLSPTTSSLPSPKELASPPTSTHPPVEPASIPTAPKASTPPSVTSPEKETATCSNPPIQTKNTDETRPKEEEGEVATSPKDASQGNRTTPPPPPPPTYRAVVSSPGPTSGTAGTKSGSSSPVRPATPSTVNSTPPPPPPRPPSRPKLPPGKPSAGDTNRPFSPPVHAASPPPIAPLARAESTSSISSTNSLSAATTPTVTKDLSVSEDDAYVDKLPSFERHFDSFAENDQPSLVWFDRGKFYLTFEGCSRGPSPLTMGAQDTLPVAAAFTETVNAFFKGADPGKCVVKIIGEMVLSFPAGITRHFANNPSPAVLTFSITNYNRLEHVLPNPQLLCCDTATQAKADAKNFWVNMPNLISHLKKVSEQKPQATYYNVDMLKYQVSVQGPVSTPMNLAVSWRCEPTSTDLRIDYKYNGEAMSTPMALNNVQFLVPVDGGVSKLQAVLPPAAWNSEQQRILWKIPDISQKSENGGVGSLLARFQLTEGPTKPAPLAVQFTSEGSTLSGCDIELAGPGYRFSLVKKRFAAGKYLADN, encoded by the exons GACTGAAAAAACGTACCAGGAAGGCCTTTGGGATACGGAAGAAAGAGAAAGACAATGACTCAAC GGGGTCCCCAGACAGAGAGGGGGGT GAACCCCAAGAGGTTGACTCG TCTCAGAGGAAGACCAATGGAGCCCCAAATGGATTCTATGGAGAAATTGACTGGGAAAGATAT AATTCTCCTGAGGTGGATGAAGAGGGTTATAGCATCAGACCTGAAGATGAGGCAGACCAGGCGAAT TGCCCCAAGTCCCATTTCTTCTCTTCTGATGAGTCGGAAGGAGAGGAAGACCACAGGAAAAAGTTCAAAATTAAGATTAAGCCCCTCCCAGCTGATCAAGTTGTGGCAGTGCCCTCAGTTGAAGAGCTCAAAGCCTCCATAGGCAACATTGCCCTATCCCCTTCGCCTCTG AGACGTAGCCCG gGGTTGAAAGGGAACATCTCCA GTGAAGATATTGTCAGACCAAGACGTGTGGTTCCCACTGTGGCCCCCACACCTGCTCTTGCAACACAAGCTCCCAG CAGCCAGCAGACACCAGCCTCCGAAGAGACTACAAATTTGTTTGGGCCTCCTTTGGAATCGGCATTTGGAGAAGAGAAAATAGAAG CTCCACCACCACTTCCACCCAAGAATGTCCCAACATCTCCTCTGACAACTGAACCTGCCTCCACAGATGACACTG AAACTGAAAACTCAACAAGAAAGACATCCATAGCTGATTTAGATAACCTATTTGGACCGGAGCAGGCTCCTCCTGCAAATGAAGATGCAAGTGACACGTGGGTGTGCTTCAGTGAGCAGTCTCCTGACCGGCCACCTCTACCAAAGGAGCCAGCACCTCCATTTCCGTTTCCCCCACCTCCTCCAGAGGAAGCAGCTCCTCCATTACCAGCCTCGCCGCCTCCCCCTGAATCTCCTGCTCCGCCTTTACCTGTATCACCACCTCCTGCAGAAGACACAGCACCTCATCTCCCGAAACCTCCTTCTCCAAAAGAAGTTCAGATTTCTCCTCTAGGATGTACGCCGCCACCGTCAGAGGAGCCATCTGCACCATCTGTCCCTTCAGGGCCTTCTACGCCCGAGGACCGAAATCCTCTTTCACCTACCACTTCGTCGCTCCCTTCGCCCAAGGAGCTTGCATCTCCTCCGACCTCAACACATCCACCTGTTGAACCAGCCAGCATCCCAACAGCTCCCAAAGCAAGTACACCTCCATCAGTGACGTCGCCTGAAAAGGAAACTGCAACGTGCTCCAATCCACCAATCCAGACAAAGAATACAGACGAAACTCGACCCAAAGAGGAAGAAGGTGAAGTTGCCACTTCGCCCAAAGATGCAAGCCAGGGGAACCGAACTACAcctccaccgccacctcccccaACGTACCGGGCGGTGGTCTCATCACCAGGTCCAACATCAGGGACGGCTGGAACGAAAAGCG GTTCCTCCTCTCCAGTACGGCCTGCCACTCCTTCAACTGTCAACTCcactccacctcctcctccaccccGCCCCCCTTCACGACCCAAACTTCCACCAGGAAAACCAAGTGCAGGAGATACT AATCGTCCATTTAGTCCACCAGTTCATGCCGCCAGCCCGCCTCCAATTGCTCCTTTGGCCCGGGCAGAGAGCACCTCTTCTATCTCCTCTACCAACTCCCTGAGTGCTGCCACCACTCCCACCGTCACTAAAGACCTCTCTGTGTCAG AAGACGATGCTTATGTAGACAAGCTGCCTTCATTTGAGAGACATTTTGATTCATTTGCAG AGAATGACCAGCCATCCCTTGTATGGTTTGACAGAGGGaagttttatttaacctttgaaG GCTGCTCCAGAGGGCCAAGTCCTCTCACCATGGGTGCTCAGGACACGCTCCCTGTGGCTGCTGCATTCACTGAGACAGTCAATGCCTTCTTTAAAGGGGCCGACCCCGGCAA ATGTGTTGTGAAGATCATAGGTGAGATGGTTTTGTCGTTTCCAGCGGGAATCACTCGGCACTTTGCCAATAACCCGTCCCCCGCTGTGCTAACCTTCAGCATAACCAACTACAATCGACTGGAGCATGTGCTGCCTAACCCCCAGCTGCTCTGCTG CGACACCGCCACGCAAGCCAAGGCGGATGCCAAGAACTTCTGGGTGAACATGCCAAACCTGATATCTCATCTAAAGAAGGTATCCGAGCAGAAGCCGCAGGCGACATACTATAATGTGGACATGCTGAAGTATCAG GTGTCAGTGCAGGGTCCTGTGTCCACTCCCATGAATTTGGCCGTGAGCTGGCGTTGTGAACCCACCAGCACAGACCTGAGGATAGACTACAAATATAACGGCGAGGCCATGTCAACGCCAATGGCGCTGAACAATGTCCAGTTTTTGGTCCCAGTTGATGGCGGCGTTTCCAAACTTCAAGCTGTGTTACCTCCAGCAGCATG GAATTCAGAGCAGCAAAGAATCCTATGGAAGATTCCAGATATCTcacaaaaatctgaaaatggAG GTGTGGGCTCTTTGTTAGCCCGCTTCCAGCTAACAGAAGGCCCAACTAAACCAGCTCCACTGGCTGTGCAGTTCACTAGTGAGGGCAGCACACTGTCAGGCTGTGACATCGAACTGGCTGGGCCCGGGTATCGCTTCTCACTCGTCAAGAAGAGGTTCGCTGCTG GGAAATACCTGGCGGACAACTAA
- the sgip1a gene encoding SH3-containing GRB2-like protein 3-interacting protein 1 isoform X5 — translation MKKRRSPGLKGNISSEDIVRPRRVVPTVAPTPALATQAPSSQQTPASEETTNLFGPPLESAFGEEKIEVVLSESDVWGASVSEPESSMTRPFPTGTPPPLPPKNVPTSPLTTEPASTDDTETENSTRKTSIADLDNLFGPEQAPPANEDASDTWVCFSEQSPDRPPLPKEPAPPFPFPPPPPEEAAPPLPASPPPPESPAPPLPVSPPPAEDTAPHLPKPPSPKEVQISPLGCTPPPSEEPSAPSVPSGPSTPEDRNPLSPTTSSLPSPKELASPPTSTHPPVEPASIPTAPKASTPPSVTSPEKETATCSNPPIQTKNTDETRPKEEEGEVATSPKDASQGNRTTPPPPPPPTYRAVVSSPGPTSGTAGTKSGSSSPVRPATPSTVNSTPPPPPPRPPSRPKLPPGKPSAGDTNRPFSPPVHAASPPPIAPLARAESTSSISSTNSLSAATTPTVTKDLSVSEDDAYVDKLPSFERHFDSFAENDQPSLVWFDRGKFYLTFEGCSRGPSPLTMGAQDTLPVAAAFTETVNAFFKGADPGKCVVKIIGEMVLSFPAGITRHFANNPSPAVLTFSITNYNRLEHVLPNPQLLCCDTATQAKADAKNFWVNMPNLISHLKKVSEQKPQATYYNVDMLKYQVSVQGPVSTPMNLAVSWRCEPTSTDLRIDYKYNGEAMSTPMALNNVQFLVPVDGGVSKLQAVLPPAAWNSEQQRILWKIPDISQKSENGGVGSLLARFQLTEGPTKPAPLAVQFTSEGSTLSGCDIELAGPGYRFSLVKKRFAAGKYLADN, via the exons ATGAAGAAG AGACGTAGCCCG gGGTTGAAAGGGAACATCTCCA GTGAAGATATTGTCAGACCAAGACGTGTGGTTCCCACTGTGGCCCCCACACCTGCTCTTGCAACACAAGCTCCCAG CAGCCAGCAGACACCAGCCTCCGAAGAGACTACAAATTTGTTTGGGCCTCCTTTGGAATCGGCATTTGGAGAAGAGAAAATAGAAG TGGTTCTGTCTGAATCTGATGTGTGGGGGGCTTCTGTGTCAGAGCCCGAGTCCTCTATGACAAGACCCTTCCCCACAGGAA CTCCACCACCACTTCCACCCAAGAATGTCCCAACATCTCCTCTGACAACTGAACCTGCCTCCACAGATGACACTG AAACTGAAAACTCAACAAGAAAGACATCCATAGCTGATTTAGATAACCTATTTGGACCGGAGCAGGCTCCTCCTGCAAATGAAGATGCAAGTGACACGTGGGTGTGCTTCAGTGAGCAGTCTCCTGACCGGCCACCTCTACCAAAGGAGCCAGCACCTCCATTTCCGTTTCCCCCACCTCCTCCAGAGGAAGCAGCTCCTCCATTACCAGCCTCGCCGCCTCCCCCTGAATCTCCTGCTCCGCCTTTACCTGTATCACCACCTCCTGCAGAAGACACAGCACCTCATCTCCCGAAACCTCCTTCTCCAAAAGAAGTTCAGATTTCTCCTCTAGGATGTACGCCGCCACCGTCAGAGGAGCCATCTGCACCATCTGTCCCTTCAGGGCCTTCTACGCCCGAGGACCGAAATCCTCTTTCACCTACCACTTCGTCGCTCCCTTCGCCCAAGGAGCTTGCATCTCCTCCGACCTCAACACATCCACCTGTTGAACCAGCCAGCATCCCAACAGCTCCCAAAGCAAGTACACCTCCATCAGTGACGTCGCCTGAAAAGGAAACTGCAACGTGCTCCAATCCACCAATCCAGACAAAGAATACAGACGAAACTCGACCCAAAGAGGAAGAAGGTGAAGTTGCCACTTCGCCCAAAGATGCAAGCCAGGGGAACCGAACTACAcctccaccgccacctcccccaACGTACCGGGCGGTGGTCTCATCACCAGGTCCAACATCAGGGACGGCTGGAACGAAAAGCG GTTCCTCCTCTCCAGTACGGCCTGCCACTCCTTCAACTGTCAACTCcactccacctcctcctccaccccGCCCCCCTTCACGACCCAAACTTCCACCAGGAAAACCAAGTGCAGGAGATACT AATCGTCCATTTAGTCCACCAGTTCATGCCGCCAGCCCGCCTCCAATTGCTCCTTTGGCCCGGGCAGAGAGCACCTCTTCTATCTCCTCTACCAACTCCCTGAGTGCTGCCACCACTCCCACCGTCACTAAAGACCTCTCTGTGTCAG AAGACGATGCTTATGTAGACAAGCTGCCTTCATTTGAGAGACATTTTGATTCATTTGCAG AGAATGACCAGCCATCCCTTGTATGGTTTGACAGAGGGaagttttatttaacctttgaaG GCTGCTCCAGAGGGCCAAGTCCTCTCACCATGGGTGCTCAGGACACGCTCCCTGTGGCTGCTGCATTCACTGAGACAGTCAATGCCTTCTTTAAAGGGGCCGACCCCGGCAA ATGTGTTGTGAAGATCATAGGTGAGATGGTTTTGTCGTTTCCAGCGGGAATCACTCGGCACTTTGCCAATAACCCGTCCCCCGCTGTGCTAACCTTCAGCATAACCAACTACAATCGACTGGAGCATGTGCTGCCTAACCCCCAGCTGCTCTGCTG CGACACCGCCACGCAAGCCAAGGCGGATGCCAAGAACTTCTGGGTGAACATGCCAAACCTGATATCTCATCTAAAGAAGGTATCCGAGCAGAAGCCGCAGGCGACATACTATAATGTGGACATGCTGAAGTATCAG GTGTCAGTGCAGGGTCCTGTGTCCACTCCCATGAATTTGGCCGTGAGCTGGCGTTGTGAACCCACCAGCACAGACCTGAGGATAGACTACAAATATAACGGCGAGGCCATGTCAACGCCAATGGCGCTGAACAATGTCCAGTTTTTGGTCCCAGTTGATGGCGGCGTTTCCAAACTTCAAGCTGTGTTACCTCCAGCAGCATG GAATTCAGAGCAGCAAAGAATCCTATGGAAGATTCCAGATATCTcacaaaaatctgaaaatggAG GTGTGGGCTCTTTGTTAGCCCGCTTCCAGCTAACAGAAGGCCCAACTAAACCAGCTCCACTGGCTGTGCAGTTCACTAGTGAGGGCAGCACACTGTCAGGCTGTGACATCGAACTGGCTGGGCCCGGGTATCGCTTCTCACTCGTCAAGAAGAGGTTCGCTGCTG GGAAATACCTGGCGGACAACTAA